GACACTGGCCAGGGAGCATTACATATACATGGTAAGCCCTTTTAGACATGTTAGGTATCACACACAAATGACACAAGTTTGATTCACAGTACGATAAACTAAATTCAGCAGTCCTTATATTTCTGTGGCCACATATCACACCAAGGTTAACACAGTAAAATAATGATGATGATctgattttgaaaaagaaaacatGAACTTCTGGGATTTGAACACACTGAATTCCTGGAAGGGATGCATCCATCAGCAATTATATCACCAAAAACCGTAATACACTAAGGCGAATAGAGAATCCTTTAAGGTTCTTcgcattgaacccattatatttttaagtttatgggttcatatctattaTTTTTTGTAATTTCAGTGAACTAAATTTATGCTCTGCGTCACAAGTACTAGGTTCAGATGAACCTAGTACTAATTTGTTGCATCCACCCTGATAATACATGACCTTAATCACCAAAATTCTCGTATGTCCTCTTTTCTCCCCCATGAAGTGGATGCAGCAATAGGGGTTATTTTCAAAATATCAAAAGAAAGAATCAAAATACAGTAGGACTACGAAGGGACAGGAAAAAATGATTACAAAGGATATCTCATGACGATTAAAGGCCATACTTTTATCAAAATCAGCATTTGCTGCACAGGCTTCAACATATTCTATGTTGTGTTCGATGCACCAATCCAAGCAGGACCTCTTGATATCCGATGATAAAGCATCATCTCCTAATAGACTGCTTCCTTCTGCCTCAGATATTCCAGAATCTAATTCCGTATGACTGCCAGACGATTCTGCACATTTTAACAGGTGTCTTCTGTATTCTATGTGAGCTGCGTGACCAGGAAAAAGGTCCACTTTGTTGCCAATGCATAACAAAATCTCAAATTTATGGATATCATTGCGGGATACCCAATCTTTAAGCGCTACAAAAGATAAAAGCTGCAGACGATGGCATTCATCAGAGGGGGGaaatatttttcaagtatattttaCAATCTTATAGGCCAACCTCCAAAGAAGCTTTTGTTAACAGGAAAAGAAACCAAAAGAAAGAATGACCGTCAGACTCACATTACTAACGTCGAAGACCATAACCAATGCGACCAGCTGGTCAACTGCAGGCAGTGCACCAGCTGAGAAGTCCTCATGAAGGTGGGCCATCCACACAGAAACATCTGCATCATAATACTTCGTGTTGATTGTCCACCTGCTTGGTAACCCAATTGTTTGTCAGAAAAGCATAAACATCAAGTTATACAAAGATACAGGAGTAATCCTATGAGAGCTAGTTCGGGGGAGGGGGATGTACTTAGTCAACTTACGGATGGGCTAGGACATCAGGAGATGAATCAGAGGCATCTTCAAAATCTAAAGAAAGTAGCCCTGCAATCAAAAGGAAATAAAGTACGATTATTTAGATTGAGAAAGATCAACACATAGAAGTTAAGTCATTAGCCGTCCTACTTTACTCAAGATGTCTCAAATAAAGCAGTTATTGACTCTGAGGAGCAGTAGTTACAAGTTATTCAAGATGCCACAGCCAATTCATAGCATGTCCAAAAATAACACCGTATGAAAGGTGATATGCTATACAGTCAGACACTAAACAAGAATGACAACCAACAAAATACTAGACAACTTAATTTGACACCCTAGCATGTATCATAAatcaataaatatcattggaaGCCTACAACTGAAAATAAAATGCAGTAGGGATAAAGAGTACGGGTTCATAGCAGATCTTAGCTGTAAACCTGCAGTCATAGCATAGATACCAGGAGTTGACTTGAATACCACCACTTTAAAGACTGATAAAGTAGAATGTCAAAAAAATTAGCTTCTTTTTTCCCTTTTGCTAGCCCTATCCAAGGAGTGAACAATGACTTACAATAAATCATAAAATGGAGATAGTAAAGGTCCTTATAAAACAATGTTTTGTTTATGTACAAGTGATCCCTACTAATAACTAGGTGAGCTACCCTTATGACCTTAAATCACTTCTTATCACGCTATGGGATTGTCTTAAAAAACTTTTAAGATAGCTTAGGAGCGTTGCTTACTCTCTCGGTGATCCCCTATATTCTCAATGCCACGTCGCCAGATGTCTTAAAAACACATTCAGCCAACTTTCATTCTTCCCCATGTTCTGTGGAAAGATAGTAACTTGACTGAGCCATTAAGCAATAAAACTTAGGCAGGGATGATAATGCTGGACTATTTCACAATCTCAGTTAGACCAATACGCTAAAGTCCCTTTGACTTGGCCCATATTTTGCAACCACTGCAGTTCGGCATCAAAAATCAGCTTCTCGACGAACAAATCGTTAGAGACCCTATTCAAGTTTTGGTGCTAATAGAGCATATCTCGTTAAGTGGATTATTATATCAGCCAATGTTCCAACGTGACATTAATTGAAGGACTAAAAAAAAGTGAACTTGCATAGATTGTTTAAGTTGAATGGGAATTCACTGTCATTTTCTGATagtctttttttccttttctgtaATCCATGAACCAAGCATTCTACTCTTGACCAGAGTACCCAAAATGACAAAGATAGACAAGTATTTGCTACCCTTCAAAATGAAAAAGaatcgatttttgaaagaaaatcatATTCGACAAAAATTTCAGGAATTCTCCAATCAaacactgaaaaaaaaaaaaaaaaaaaaacagtccggtgcactaagctctcgCTATGTACGCAGTCTTACGTTGCATTTCTGCGAGAggttgtttccacggctcgaacccgtcaCCTCCTGGTCACGtagcagcaactttaccagttacgccgaGGCTCCCCAATCAAACACTAAAACACCAAAATTCGAGCGACTGCATGCTTTATTATTGTGATCTCATCAGAATCTACAGTTACTGCCTCTACATCAATTAATGGTCCCACCTAATGTTTTTTCCTTCGTTCGTTCTGTTCTAGTGTTAGTGGACAGAGTTTGACAAGGAGTTAGCCACACAAAGAGAAATTAAGAACTTACGAGAGAGAAGGGTATGTTTGCCAACGTTGGGAGATCCAACGACGAGGATTCCAGGCTTATTCTCCAACAATTTCCTATCAACCGTTGGATTTTCTTGTTGTTGATCATCCATTTGCTTCTTTGACTACCAAATTTAAAAAGACTACGATTTTTGCTTCTCTTAACCACTACTAGTTCTAATAAAAGATTCAGTTTTTATATGGGTACATTAGCCAGCCTCATACTTCTGGTTGAGGGAAAGTATACCTTAAAACCCCGTGTAAAGAAAAATATTACTCTCTCCCTCTCAATATAAATAAATGACAATTTTTTAGAGTTAGtttgattaattttttttagttaatagattagattaatttaatattttaaaattaaaatattaaaaaattgtacaaaaaatattataaattgttgttcttcttgtatcaatataataaaaaatacattttaaaatattgatcaaaattTACATAGCGAAAATGCTTCAGAAATTGAGAGAGAGGGAATATTCTTTGCTGCTTGATGAGATGGATGAAAGAATCTTCGTTTAGTGGTTGAACTTTGCAACTGTAGCAGCTCATGCACCAGTTAATTTTGCATTTCCTAAAGAAATCAATTAATGATGTTCTAGCTAATCTTTTCTGTAGTATGAAAAATAAGAGCATCTTAGGTTATATTTGATGAATGTGTATGATAAAAGGAATATTCTCTAGATATTAAATTGATTATGTGTGGTCAAATATACGTTTTGCAGTTGTGTCAACATGAAAATCATACTTGGGAGGCCAAATGTGAAAGTGTTTTAGCTACACAAACGCCTACATATtaatagtctgtttggccaagcttcttaaatcaacttattttgaaaaatatttttttttttgaaaagtgttttttgtgagaagcagtttgtgtttgactaattaATTTTAAGAGTACTTTTGAGCAGTAATTAGCATTTGGCCAAGTTTTTAAGAAGTGTTTTTAagtgtatttttttaaaaagagctTTTGgggaaaatctattttttttagcttctgaaaaactccttctgctactccccaaagtACTTATTTCCCCCcaaaagcttagccaaacacctcacattttttaaaataagcactttttgaaaaaattatgtacttttggagaaaaataagcttggctaAACGGGCTATAAGAGGAAGCTTAGGTAGGTTAATAATTAGCATATAAATAATCATAAAACTGTGATTTTTTTACACTAAATTTATCGAGGTGTGTTTAGCCGCGCTACATTAAACTCAGGTGAAGTATTAAATGGAGTATGTAGACCCAAGAAAACGAAATGGAATATAGCATAAAGCTTATTCCAACGACTTTTGAGTTTGAGGCGCAGTTAATTGATACTTGGGGAAGAAAATCAAATGATGTAGATCTTATGATAAAATTGTTGATAAGACTAATTTTGTAACTAATGACATAGTTTCTTTTCCGTGAAAGAATCAACTCACGCAAAACAAGTTACCAAAATTTAAAAGTTTAATCAAAATTTGTGAGGATGAAAATGAATAAGCTAAACAAACCATTTCACATGAGATGAAACAGTCTTTGTGTTAATGTCTCAAGATTAGCG
Above is a genomic segment from Lycium barbarum isolate Lr01 chromosome 12, ASM1917538v2, whole genome shotgun sequence containing:
- the LOC132622829 gene encoding uncharacterized protein LOC132622829 isoform X1 is translated as MDDQQQENPTVDRKLLENKPGILVVGSPNVGKHTLLSRLLSLDFEDASDSSPDVLAHPWTINTKYYDADVSVWMAHLHEDFSAGALPAVDQLVALVMVFDVSNLLSFVALKDWVSRNDIHKFEILLCIGNKVDLFPGHAAHIEYRRHLLKCAESSGSHTELDSGISEAEGSSLLGDDALSSDIKRSCLDWCIEHNIEYVEACAANADFDKSLSVDGDSQGVERLYGALSAFMWPGMILKSSDKINEPSLPEQQELSDEDSDYELEYEILSTGSADPWDNRDVAWVSADGQIETTGREESVGYDPDDEGPSGKSDIRGNGGELQLSSSASQLKGNVDTEEIPRADAAVGESEADKGTAFDFEDLEQLMSEIGNIRASLRLMPNSHRREMAANLAMKMAAMFGDSSGDEGGFD